Proteins encoded in a region of the Capricornis sumatraensis isolate serow.1 chromosome 12, serow.2, whole genome shotgun sequence genome:
- the RBM26 gene encoding RNA-binding protein 26 isoform X3, whose amino-acid sequence MVSKMIIENFEALKSWLSKTLEPICDADPSALAKYVLALVKKDKSEKELKALCIDQLDVFLQKETQIFVEKLFDAVNTKSYLPPPEQPSSGSLKVEFFQHQEKDIKKEEITKEEEREKKFSRRLNHSPPQSSSRYRENRSRDERKKDDRSRKRDYDRNPPRRDSYRDRYNRRRGRSRSYSRSRSRSWSKERLRDRDRDRSRTRSRSRTRSRERDLVKPKYDLDRADPLENNYTPVSSVPNISSGHYPVPTLSSTITVIAPTHHGNNTTESWSEFHEDQVDHNSYVRPPMPKKRCRDYDEKGFCMRGDMCPFDHGSDPVVVEDVNLPGMLPFPAQPPVVEGPPPPGLPPPPPILTPPPVNLRPPVPPPGPLPPSLPPVTGPPPPLPPLQPSGMDAPPNSATSSVPTVVTTGIHHQPPPAPPSLFTADTYDTDGYNPEAPSITNTSRPMYRHRVHAQRPNLIGLTSGDMDLPPREKPPNKSSMRIVVDSESRKRTIGSGEPGVPTKKTWFDKPNFNRTNSPGFQKKVQFGNENTKLELRKVPPELNNISKLNEHFSRFGTLVNLQVAYNGDPEGALIQFATYEEAKKAISSTEAVLNNRFIKVYWHREGSTQQLQTTSPKVMQPLVQQPILPVVKQSVKERLGPVPSSTIEPAEAQSASSDLPQVLSTSTGLTKTVYNPAALKAAQKTLLVSTSAVDNNEAQKKKQEALKLQQDVRKRKQEILEKHIETQKMLISKLEKNKAMKSEDKAEIMKTLEVLTKNITKLKDEVKAASPGRCLPKSIKTKTQMQKELLDTELDLYKKMQAGEEVTELRRKYTELQLEAAKRGILSSGRGRGVHSRGRGAAHGRGRGRGRGRGVPGHAVVDHRPRALEISAFTESDREDLLPHFAQYGEIEDCQIDDSSLHAVITFKTRAEAEAAAVHGARFKGQDLKLAWNKPITNISAVETEEVEPDEEEFQEESLVDDSLLQDDDEEEEDNESRSWRR is encoded by the exons CTGTGATGCAGATCCATCAGCCCTGGCAAAGTATGTTCTCGCTTTGGTAAAgaaagacaaaagtgaaaaagagttAAAGGCATTATGTATTGATCAACTGGATGTATTTCTTCAAAAAG AGACACAGATATTTGTGGAAAAACTTTTCGATGCTGTGAATACAAAGAGTTATCTACCTCCTCCAGAGCAGCCATCCTCAGGAAGCTTAAAGGTAGAATTTTTTCAGcaccaagaaaaagatataaaaaaagaagag ATCACAAAGGAGGAAGAGCGAGAGAAGAAGTTTTCTAGAAGGCTAAATCACAGTCCTCCTCAGTCAAGCTCCCGATACAGAGAAAATAG AAGTCGTGATGAGAGGAAAAAAGATGATCGTTCTCGCAAAAGAGATTATGATCGAAACCCTCCTCGAAGAGATTCATACAGAGACCGGTACAACAGAAGACGAGGGCGAAGTCGCAGTTACAGCAGGAGTCGGAGTCGAAGTTGGAGTAAAGAGAGGCTTCGTGACAGAGACAGGGATAGAAGCAGGACTAGAAGCAGGAGCAGGACACGAAGCAGGG AAAGGGATCTGGTAAAACCTAAGTATGACCTGGATAGAGCAGATCCGTTagaaaacaattatactccagtcTCTTCGGTACCTAATATTTCATCTGGCCACTACCCTGTACCTACTTTGAGCAGCACTATTACAGTAATTGCTCCTACTCATCATGGTAATAACACTACCGAAAGTTGGTCTGAATTTCATGAAGACCAGGTGGACCATAATTCATACGTAAGACCACCAATGCCAAAGAAACGGTGTAGAGACTATGATG AAAAGGGTTTCTGTATGAGAGGAGACATGTGCCCTTTTGATCATGGAAGTGACCCGGTAGTTGTAGAAGATGTCAATCTTCCTGGGATGCTGCCTTTCCCAGCACAGCCTCCTGTTGTTGAAGGACCACCTCCTCCTGGactccctccaccaccaccaattCTTACACCCCCGCCTGTGAATCTGAGACCCCCTGTGCCACCGCCAGGCCCATTACCACCCAGTCTGCCACCTGTCACAG GACCACCACCTCCACTTCCTCCTTTGCAACCATCTGGCATGGATGCTCCCCCAAACTCTGCAACCAGCTCTGTTCCTACTGTAGTAACAACTGGCATTCATCACCAGCCGCCTCCTGCTCCACCTTCTCTTTTTACTGCAG ATACATATGACACAGATGGCTACAATCCTGAAGCCCCAAGCATAACAAACACTTCCAGACCAATGTACAGACACAGAGTGCATGCACAAAGGCCCAACTTGATAGGGCTCACATCAGGGGATATGGATTTGCCACCCAGAG AAAAGCCTCCTAATAAAAGCAGTATGAGGATAGTAGTGGATTCAGAGTCAAGGAAAAGAACCATTGGTTCTGGGGAGCCTGGAGTTCCTACAAAGAAGACTTGGTTTGATAA ACCAAATTTTAATAGAACAAACAGCCCAGGCTTCCAGAAAAAGGTTCAGTTTGGAAATGAAAATACCAAACTTGAACTTAGAAAAGTTCCTCCAGAGTTAAATAATATCAGCAAACTTAATGAGCATTTTAGTCGATTTGGAACCTTGGTTAACTTGCAG GTTGCCTATAATGGGGATCCTGAAGGTGCCCTTATCCAGTTTGCAACATACGAAGAAGCAAAGAAAGCGATATCAAGTACAGAAGCAGTACTAAATAATCGCTTTATTAAAGTTTACTGGCACAGAGAAGGAAGCACCCAACAGTTGCAAACTACTTCTCCAAAG GTAATGCAGCCTTTAGTTCAGCAGCCCATTTTGCCTGTTGTGAAGCAGTCAGTCAAAGAGCGGTTGGGTCCAGTACCTTCAAGTACTATTGAACCAGCAGAAGCCCAGAGTGCCAGTTCAGACCTTCCTCAG GTGTTGTCTACATCTACTGGCCTAACAAAAACGGTGTATAATCCAGCTGCTTTGAAGGCTGCACAAAAAACCTTACTTGTTTCCACTTCTGCAGTTGATAATAatgaagcacagaaaaaaaaGCAG GAGGCACTGAAACTTCAGCAAGAtgtaaggaaaaggaaacaagaaattttagaaaagcaCATTGAAACACAGAAG ATGTTAATTTCaaaactggagaaaaacaaagcaatgaAGTCTgaagataaagcagaaataatgaaAACTTTAGAGGTTTTGACTAAAAATATTACCAAGTTGAAAGATGAGGTCAAAGCTGCTTCTCCTGGACGCTGTCTTccaaaaagtataaaaactaAGACTCAG ATGCAGAAAGAGTTGCTTGACACAGAACTGGATTTATATAAGAAGATGCAAGCTGGAGAAGAAGTCACTGAACTTAGGAGAAAGTACACAGAATTACAGCTGGAG GCTGCCAAGCGAGGGATTCTTTCATCTGGTCGTGGTAGAGGAGTTCATTCAAGAGGTCGAGGTGCAGCTCACGGCCGAGGCAGGGGTCGAGGCCGAGGTCGGGGCGTGCCTGGTCATGCTGTGGTGGATCACCGTCCCAGGGCATTGGAGATTTCTGCATTTACAGAGAGTGATAGAGAAGATCTTCTTCCTCACTTTGCG caaTATGGTGAAATTGAAGATTGTCAGATTGATGACTCTTCACTTCATGCAGTAATTACATTCAAGACACGAGCAGAAGCTGAAGCA
- the RBM26 gene encoding RNA-binding protein 26 isoform X4 produces the protein MVSKMIIENFEALKSWLSKTLEPICDADPSALAKYVLALVKKDKSEKELKALCIDQLDVFLQKETQIFVEKLFDAVNTKSYLPPPEQPSSGSLKVEFFQHQEKDIKKEEITKEEEREKKFSRRLNHSPPQSSSRYRENRSRDERKKDDRSRKRDYDRNPPRRDSYRDRYNRRRGRSRSYSRSRSRSWSKERLRDRDRDRSRTRSRSRTRSRERDLVKPKYDLDRADPLENNYTPVSSVPNISSGHYPVPTLSSTITVIAPTHHGNNTTESWSEFHEDQVDHNSYVRPPMPKKRCRDYDEKGFCMRGDMCPFDHGSDPVVVEDVNLPGMLPFPAQPPVVEGPPPPGLPPPPPILTPPPVNLRPPVPPPGPLPPSLPPVTGPPPPLPPLQPSGMDAPPNSATSSVPTVVTTGIHHQPPPAPPSLFTADTYDTDGYNPEAPSITNTSRPMYRHRVHAQRPNLIGLTSGDMDLPPREKPPNKSSMRIVVDSESRKRTIGSGEPGVPTKKTWFDKPNFNRTNSPGFQKKVQFGNENTKLELRKVPPELNNISKLNEHFSRFGTLVNLQVAYNGDPEGALIQFATYEEAKKAISSTEAVLNNRFIKVYWHREGSTQQLQTTSPKPLVQQPILPVVKQSVKERLGPVPSSTIEPAEAQSASSDLPQVLSTSTGLTKTVYNPAALKAAQKTLLVSTSAVDNNEAQKKKQEALKLQQDVRKRKQEILEKHIETQKMLISKLEKNKAMKSEDKAEIMKTLEVLTKNITKLKDEVKAASPGRCLPKSIKTKTQMQKELLDTELDLYKKMQAGEEVTELRRKYTELQLEAAKRGILSSGRGRGVHSRGRGAAHGRGRGRGRGRGVPGHAVVDHRPRALEISAFTESDREDLLPHFAQYGEIEDCQIDDSSLHAVITFKTRAEAEAAAVHGARFKGQDLKLAWNKPITNISAVETEEVEPDEEEFQEESLVDDSLLQDDDEEEEDNESRSWRR, from the exons CTGTGATGCAGATCCATCAGCCCTGGCAAAGTATGTTCTCGCTTTGGTAAAgaaagacaaaagtgaaaaagagttAAAGGCATTATGTATTGATCAACTGGATGTATTTCTTCAAAAAG AGACACAGATATTTGTGGAAAAACTTTTCGATGCTGTGAATACAAAGAGTTATCTACCTCCTCCAGAGCAGCCATCCTCAGGAAGCTTAAAGGTAGAATTTTTTCAGcaccaagaaaaagatataaaaaaagaagag ATCACAAAGGAGGAAGAGCGAGAGAAGAAGTTTTCTAGAAGGCTAAATCACAGTCCTCCTCAGTCAAGCTCCCGATACAGAGAAAATAG AAGTCGTGATGAGAGGAAAAAAGATGATCGTTCTCGCAAAAGAGATTATGATCGAAACCCTCCTCGAAGAGATTCATACAGAGACCGGTACAACAGAAGACGAGGGCGAAGTCGCAGTTACAGCAGGAGTCGGAGTCGAAGTTGGAGTAAAGAGAGGCTTCGTGACAGAGACAGGGATAGAAGCAGGACTAGAAGCAGGAGCAGGACACGAAGCAGGG AAAGGGATCTGGTAAAACCTAAGTATGACCTGGATAGAGCAGATCCGTTagaaaacaattatactccagtcTCTTCGGTACCTAATATTTCATCTGGCCACTACCCTGTACCTACTTTGAGCAGCACTATTACAGTAATTGCTCCTACTCATCATGGTAATAACACTACCGAAAGTTGGTCTGAATTTCATGAAGACCAGGTGGACCATAATTCATACGTAAGACCACCAATGCCAAAGAAACGGTGTAGAGACTATGATG AAAAGGGTTTCTGTATGAGAGGAGACATGTGCCCTTTTGATCATGGAAGTGACCCGGTAGTTGTAGAAGATGTCAATCTTCCTGGGATGCTGCCTTTCCCAGCACAGCCTCCTGTTGTTGAAGGACCACCTCCTCCTGGactccctccaccaccaccaattCTTACACCCCCGCCTGTGAATCTGAGACCCCCTGTGCCACCGCCAGGCCCATTACCACCCAGTCTGCCACCTGTCACAG GACCACCACCTCCACTTCCTCCTTTGCAACCATCTGGCATGGATGCTCCCCCAAACTCTGCAACCAGCTCTGTTCCTACTGTAGTAACAACTGGCATTCATCACCAGCCGCCTCCTGCTCCACCTTCTCTTTTTACTGCAG ATACATATGACACAGATGGCTACAATCCTGAAGCCCCAAGCATAACAAACACTTCCAGACCAATGTACAGACACAGAGTGCATGCACAAAGGCCCAACTTGATAGGGCTCACATCAGGGGATATGGATTTGCCACCCAGAG AAAAGCCTCCTAATAAAAGCAGTATGAGGATAGTAGTGGATTCAGAGTCAAGGAAAAGAACCATTGGTTCTGGGGAGCCTGGAGTTCCTACAAAGAAGACTTGGTTTGATAA ACCAAATTTTAATAGAACAAACAGCCCAGGCTTCCAGAAAAAGGTTCAGTTTGGAAATGAAAATACCAAACTTGAACTTAGAAAAGTTCCTCCAGAGTTAAATAATATCAGCAAACTTAATGAGCATTTTAGTCGATTTGGAACCTTGGTTAACTTGCAG GTTGCCTATAATGGGGATCCTGAAGGTGCCCTTATCCAGTTTGCAACATACGAAGAAGCAAAGAAAGCGATATCAAGTACAGAAGCAGTACTAAATAATCGCTTTATTAAAGTTTACTGGCACAGAGAAGGAAGCACCCAACAGTTGCAAACTACTTCTCCAAAG CCTTTAGTTCAGCAGCCCATTTTGCCTGTTGTGAAGCAGTCAGTCAAAGAGCGGTTGGGTCCAGTACCTTCAAGTACTATTGAACCAGCAGAAGCCCAGAGTGCCAGTTCAGACCTTCCTCAG GTGTTGTCTACATCTACTGGCCTAACAAAAACGGTGTATAATCCAGCTGCTTTGAAGGCTGCACAAAAAACCTTACTTGTTTCCACTTCTGCAGTTGATAATAatgaagcacagaaaaaaaaGCAG GAGGCACTGAAACTTCAGCAAGAtgtaaggaaaaggaaacaagaaattttagaaaagcaCATTGAAACACAGAAG ATGTTAATTTCaaaactggagaaaaacaaagcaatgaAGTCTgaagataaagcagaaataatgaaAACTTTAGAGGTTTTGACTAAAAATATTACCAAGTTGAAAGATGAGGTCAAAGCTGCTTCTCCTGGACGCTGTCTTccaaaaagtataaaaactaAGACTCAG ATGCAGAAAGAGTTGCTTGACACAGAACTGGATTTATATAAGAAGATGCAAGCTGGAGAAGAAGTCACTGAACTTAGGAGAAAGTACACAGAATTACAGCTGGAG GCTGCCAAGCGAGGGATTCTTTCATCTGGTCGTGGTAGAGGAGTTCATTCAAGAGGTCGAGGTGCAGCTCACGGCCGAGGCAGGGGTCGAGGCCGAGGTCGGGGCGTGCCTGGTCATGCTGTGGTGGATCACCGTCCCAGGGCATTGGAGATTTCTGCATTTACAGAGAGTGATAGAGAAGATCTTCTTCCTCACTTTGCG caaTATGGTGAAATTGAAGATTGTCAGATTGATGACTCTTCACTTCATGCAGTAATTACATTCAAGACACGAGCAGAAGCTGAAGCA
- the RBM26 gene encoding RNA-binding protein 26 isoform X1, whose amino-acid sequence MVSKMIIENFEALKSWLSKTLEPICDADPSALAKYVLALVKKDKSEKELKALCIDQLDVFLQKETQIFVEKLFDAVNTKSYLPPPEQPSSGSLKVEFFQHQEKDIKKEEITKEEEREKKFSRRLNHSPPQSSSRYRENRSRDERKKDDRSRKRDYDRNPPRRDSYRDRYNRRRGRSRSYSRSRSRSWSKERLRDRDRDRSRTRSRSRTRSRERDLVKPKYDLDRADPLENNYTPVSSVPNISSGHYPVPTLSSTITVIAPTHHGNNTTESWSEFHEDQVDHNSYVRPPMPKKRCRDYDEKGFCMRGDMCPFDHGSDPVVVEDVNLPGMLPFPAQPPVVEGPPPPGLPPPPPILTPPPVNLRPPVPPPGPLPPSLPPVTGPPPPLPPLQPSGMDAPPNSATSSVPTVVTTGIHHQPPPAPPSLFTADTYDTDGYNPEAPSITNTSRPMYRHRVHAQRPNLIGLTSGDMDLPPREKPPNKSSMRIVVDSESRKRTIGSGEPGVPTKKTWFDKPNFNRTNSPGFQKKVQFGNENTKLELRKVPPELNNISKLNEHFSRFGTLVNLQVAYNGDPEGALIQFATYEEAKKAISSTEAVLNNRFIKVYWHREGSTQQLQTTSPKVMQPLVQQPILPVVKQSVKERLGPVPSSTIEPAEAQSASSDLPQNVTKLSVKDRLGFVSKPSVSATEKVLSTSTGLTKTVYNPAALKAAQKTLLVSTSAVDNNEAQKKKQEALKLQQDVRKRKQEILEKHIETQKMLISKLEKNKAMKSEDKAEIMKTLEVLTKNITKLKDEVKAASPGRCLPKSIKTKTQMQKELLDTELDLYKKMQAGEEVTELRRKYTELQLEAAKRGILSSGRGRGVHSRGRGAAHGRGRGRGRGRGVPGHAVVDHRPRALEISAFTESDREDLLPHFAQYGEIEDCQIDDSSLHAVITFKTRAEAEAAAVHGARFKGQDLKLAWNKPITNISAVETEEVEPDEEEFQEESLVDDSLLQDDDEEEEDNESRSWRR is encoded by the exons CTGTGATGCAGATCCATCAGCCCTGGCAAAGTATGTTCTCGCTTTGGTAAAgaaagacaaaagtgaaaaagagttAAAGGCATTATGTATTGATCAACTGGATGTATTTCTTCAAAAAG AGACACAGATATTTGTGGAAAAACTTTTCGATGCTGTGAATACAAAGAGTTATCTACCTCCTCCAGAGCAGCCATCCTCAGGAAGCTTAAAGGTAGAATTTTTTCAGcaccaagaaaaagatataaaaaaagaagag ATCACAAAGGAGGAAGAGCGAGAGAAGAAGTTTTCTAGAAGGCTAAATCACAGTCCTCCTCAGTCAAGCTCCCGATACAGAGAAAATAG AAGTCGTGATGAGAGGAAAAAAGATGATCGTTCTCGCAAAAGAGATTATGATCGAAACCCTCCTCGAAGAGATTCATACAGAGACCGGTACAACAGAAGACGAGGGCGAAGTCGCAGTTACAGCAGGAGTCGGAGTCGAAGTTGGAGTAAAGAGAGGCTTCGTGACAGAGACAGGGATAGAAGCAGGACTAGAAGCAGGAGCAGGACACGAAGCAGGG AAAGGGATCTGGTAAAACCTAAGTATGACCTGGATAGAGCAGATCCGTTagaaaacaattatactccagtcTCTTCGGTACCTAATATTTCATCTGGCCACTACCCTGTACCTACTTTGAGCAGCACTATTACAGTAATTGCTCCTACTCATCATGGTAATAACACTACCGAAAGTTGGTCTGAATTTCATGAAGACCAGGTGGACCATAATTCATACGTAAGACCACCAATGCCAAAGAAACGGTGTAGAGACTATGATG AAAAGGGTTTCTGTATGAGAGGAGACATGTGCCCTTTTGATCATGGAAGTGACCCGGTAGTTGTAGAAGATGTCAATCTTCCTGGGATGCTGCCTTTCCCAGCACAGCCTCCTGTTGTTGAAGGACCACCTCCTCCTGGactccctccaccaccaccaattCTTACACCCCCGCCTGTGAATCTGAGACCCCCTGTGCCACCGCCAGGCCCATTACCACCCAGTCTGCCACCTGTCACAG GACCACCACCTCCACTTCCTCCTTTGCAACCATCTGGCATGGATGCTCCCCCAAACTCTGCAACCAGCTCTGTTCCTACTGTAGTAACAACTGGCATTCATCACCAGCCGCCTCCTGCTCCACCTTCTCTTTTTACTGCAG ATACATATGACACAGATGGCTACAATCCTGAAGCCCCAAGCATAACAAACACTTCCAGACCAATGTACAGACACAGAGTGCATGCACAAAGGCCCAACTTGATAGGGCTCACATCAGGGGATATGGATTTGCCACCCAGAG AAAAGCCTCCTAATAAAAGCAGTATGAGGATAGTAGTGGATTCAGAGTCAAGGAAAAGAACCATTGGTTCTGGGGAGCCTGGAGTTCCTACAAAGAAGACTTGGTTTGATAA ACCAAATTTTAATAGAACAAACAGCCCAGGCTTCCAGAAAAAGGTTCAGTTTGGAAATGAAAATACCAAACTTGAACTTAGAAAAGTTCCTCCAGAGTTAAATAATATCAGCAAACTTAATGAGCATTTTAGTCGATTTGGAACCTTGGTTAACTTGCAG GTTGCCTATAATGGGGATCCTGAAGGTGCCCTTATCCAGTTTGCAACATACGAAGAAGCAAAGAAAGCGATATCAAGTACAGAAGCAGTACTAAATAATCGCTTTATTAAAGTTTACTGGCACAGAGAAGGAAGCACCCAACAGTTGCAAACTACTTCTCCAAAG GTAATGCAGCCTTTAGTTCAGCAGCCCATTTTGCCTGTTGTGAAGCAGTCAGTCAAAGAGCGGTTGGGTCCAGTACCTTCAAGTACTATTGAACCAGCAGAAGCCCAGAGTGCCAGTTCAGACCTTCCTCAG aatgtAACTAAGTTATCTGTGAAGGACAGGTTGGGTTTTGTATCAAAGCCATCTGTTTCAGCAACTGAAAAG GTGTTGTCTACATCTACTGGCCTAACAAAAACGGTGTATAATCCAGCTGCTTTGAAGGCTGCACAAAAAACCTTACTTGTTTCCACTTCTGCAGTTGATAATAatgaagcacagaaaaaaaaGCAG GAGGCACTGAAACTTCAGCAAGAtgtaaggaaaaggaaacaagaaattttagaaaagcaCATTGAAACACAGAAG ATGTTAATTTCaaaactggagaaaaacaaagcaatgaAGTCTgaagataaagcagaaataatgaaAACTTTAGAGGTTTTGACTAAAAATATTACCAAGTTGAAAGATGAGGTCAAAGCTGCTTCTCCTGGACGCTGTCTTccaaaaagtataaaaactaAGACTCAG ATGCAGAAAGAGTTGCTTGACACAGAACTGGATTTATATAAGAAGATGCAAGCTGGAGAAGAAGTCACTGAACTTAGGAGAAAGTACACAGAATTACAGCTGGAG GCTGCCAAGCGAGGGATTCTTTCATCTGGTCGTGGTAGAGGAGTTCATTCAAGAGGTCGAGGTGCAGCTCACGGCCGAGGCAGGGGTCGAGGCCGAGGTCGGGGCGTGCCTGGTCATGCTGTGGTGGATCACCGTCCCAGGGCATTGGAGATTTCTGCATTTACAGAGAGTGATAGAGAAGATCTTCTTCCTCACTTTGCG caaTATGGTGAAATTGAAGATTGTCAGATTGATGACTCTTCACTTCATGCAGTAATTACATTCAAGACACGAGCAGAAGCTGAAGCA